The following DNA comes from Caviibacter abscessus.
TTTTGAAATACCATACCGACTTTTTGACGATATTGTTCCTTTGTTATATCTCCTGTCATAATATTTTCATTATGAAAAAGAATTTCTGCACTTGTAGGAACTTCAAGTAAATTTATACATTTTAAAAATGTTGATTTACCACTACCTGATGAACCTATTATACTTATAACTTCTTTTTCTTTTACCGTTATACTTATATTATCTAACACAGTTCTATTTCCATACATTACTGTTAAATTATTTATTTTTAATATTTCGTTCATTTTCAAAACTCCTATTCCACTATTTCATATGTATTGCTTCCGTCCATTTTTACTTCAATATATTTAAGTATTTTACTTAAAACTGTAGTAAGTACAAAATATATTACACAAGTAATAATAAAGACTTCATAATATCTAAAATTAGTTCCTGCTATTTGTTTTGAAACTGTATAAAGCTCTGTTACTCCTATTGCAAATAACACAGCTGAGTCTTTTATATTTATAATAAACTCATTACCTACTGAAGGTAAAATATTTCTAATAGCTTGTGGTAAAATTATATATATCATTGATTGTCTATGTGTAAATCCTAATGATTGTGCAGCATCATATTGACCTTTATCAACAGATTCAATTCCACCTCTTATTATTTCAGAAAGATATGCACCTGTATTTATTGATATTATTATCATTGCAGCAACTATAGGAGATAAATTAATGTCAAATACTTGTCCTAAACCATAATAAAATATCATGGCTTGAACTATCATAGGTGTTCCTCTAAACACAGAAATATATATCCAATTTAATTTTTTAAGTATTTTATATATTATATTATGAACTTTTCTTCTGCTATCTTCAGTTGATACTGTATTAACAAGGGCAACTATTAAACCTATTATAAACCCAGCACTAGTACCTATTATTGCAAGATAAACCGTAGTTAAAGTCCCAAGTAAGTATCTATTGCCATAATTAATCAATATATATTTTACCCAAGAAAAAAATCCATTTGGTCCATTATTTTGAATATTTTCTTTTGATGATGATAAAGGTTGGTTTTTTATTGCATCTTCCATTAATTTTTCACGAACTTCTTTAGGTATTTCAGAAAGTGCTCTATTTACTTCATTAAGTAATTTTATATTACCTTTTTTTACACCTATTGCAACATTTACTTCATTTTTATCATATTCAAACCCATTATCCTTAAATTTAATAAATGTAATATTAGGATCTGAAAAACTTGCTGACAATGCACTTGGGTTCTCAGCTATATAACCATCAATTTTATTTGAATTAAGAGCAACTATCATAGCCGGAAAATTTTCCATTGCAACTTGCTTTTTAGCTCCTTTTAATTGTTTTATAAGTCCATAATGAAGTGTATTTAATTGACCTGTTATTCTGGCATGTCTAAAATCATTTAGTCTTTTAGCCATATTATATTTACTATCTTTTTTTACAACAACTACTATATCTGATTCATAATATGATTTTGTAAAATCTATACTTTTTCTTCTCTCAAGTGTTGGTGACATTCCTGCAATAACCAAATCAATTTTTGAAGAATTTAATGCTGGTCCAAGTAAAGAATCCCAATCACTTGGAACTATTACCAATTTTTTACCTAATTTTTCAGCAATTAATTTTGCAATTTGAACATCATATCCATTTGCATATCCTGACGGTATTTTAACAGCATTGTGTTTATCATCCTTTTGATACCAGTTAAATGGAGCATAACCAACTTCCATTCCAACTCTTAATGTACCTTCTGCGTTTATAATAATAGATATTGTAGTAATAAGTACAACAATAAGTTTTTTCATTGCTAATCTTCCTTTCTTATAAAAAAAACTGATAGATTAGCTATCAGTGTATAACAAAAAATATTTTATATACATTTGATAGCACTCCATTATTTCTAATGACAGTTATACGCGTATTTCACGTATACCCAATATCAGGGCTTGCAACCCGGATATTTCGGCAAAATTTCCTTTCATTAACTTCTTTGGTTGCCACCTCCATCAATTACTAATAAATTTTGCACCTCTATCCTCTTTATTTATTCTTTTATTGCAATAGCTTCAATTTCAACTAAAGCATTTTTAGGTAAATCTTTTACTGCAAATGCTGATCTTGCAGGATATGGTTCACTAAAAAAGCTTGCATATATTTCATTTACTTTTGAGAAATCTGAAATATCACTAAGTAATACGGTAGTTTTAATCACATTACTCATATTAAAACCATTTAATTCCAATATATTCTTTAAATTATTTAATGATTGTTTTGCCTGTTCTTCAACTGTCTTTTCTAACATATTTGTATTAGGCTCTAAACCTAGTTGACCTGAAATGTAAATAGTGTTGCCAATTACTCTATATGCACTATATGGACCGACAGCTTTTGGTATTAAGTTTTCCATAATATAAACTCCTAATGAATCCTATAATTTTCTAAACTCTTTTTATTTTTATTAAATGTTAATTTTTTTATTGCTTTAACTTCTATTTGTCTTATTCTTTCTCTTGTTACTTCAAAAATTTTGCCCACTTCTTCAAGCGTTTTTGGAGAACCGTCATCAAGACCAAATCTATGTCTTAAAACTTGTTCCTCTCTTTCATTTAAAGTATCTTTTAATATATCTTCAAGTTTTTCACGAAGTAAAACTCTTGTAGTTGCATCATATGGATTTAAGAATTTATCATCTTCAACAAAATCACCAAGTTCACTATCATCTTCACTTCCAACAGGAGTTTCAAGTGATATAGGATCTTGATTCATTTCAAGTATACTTTTAACTTTATCAACAGGAATTTCAAGCTTCATTGATAATTCTTCTGGAGTAGGTTCCTTTCCTGTTTCTTGAAGTATTATTCTACTTTCTTTTTTTATTTTGTTTATAGTTTCTATCATATGAACCGGTATTCTTATTGTTCTACCTTGATCTGCTATAGCTCTTGTTATTGCTTGTCTAATCCACCAAGTAGCATATGTTGAAAATTTAAATCCTTTTTCATATTCAAACTTTTCAACTGCTTTCATAAGTCCCATGTTACCTTCTTGTATCAAATCAAGTAATTTTAGACCTCTATTTGTATGTTTTTTCGCAATACTTACAACTAATCTTAAATTTGATTCAATTAATTTTTGCTTAGCCATAGCGTCACCTTCAAGAACTTTTTGCGCTAGTTCAATTTCTTCCTCATGTGTTAATAAAGGAATTTGACCTATTTCACGAAGGTACATTTTTATAGGTTCATCTACATCCATATTTTCAGCGATTTTCATTATATCATCGCTTAACATTTTTTCTATTTCAGTATCATCTATTTTTTCATATGGTATAGTTACTATTTCGGCTGGTTTAACTACTTTCTTTTCTACAGGTACTTGTTGTGTATCATCAACTACAGTAATTCCTTCACTTTTTATTTTAGAAATTAATTGTGATATTTTTTCTTTACTAAATTTATTTGAAAGTAGATCTTTTATTTCTTTTGCATTGATTGTTTTATCTTCTCTAGCTTTTTTTAATAACATTAATAAATTACTTTTTAGATTTTTTCTTTTCTCAGACATTCAAGCTCCCTTTCTTTATATTTTAGATATGTTCCATATATTTGTTGTAGTTTTTCAATATCACGACTTTTTTCAACTAATTTTAATTGTTTTTTCATTTCTATTGTTCTTTCATAAACTTCAAGTGGTAAAAGATTAATTCCACCATATTGTTGTATAATCATTTCTATTGCCTGATTTACTTCCTTTTTTATCCACTCTCTGTAAAGAACGGCATGATTATTTTTTATATTTTCATTATTGTGTTTTGTCATTATTATTTGAAAGTATATTTTTTCCTCTTCACCGTTAAAATCAATATCTTTTATATTTTCAAATTTACTATCCGTAAGTTTAACAAATATATTTTCAAGATATGGATTTGTAAAATTAAAGTCCTTATATAACGGCAAATATTCTTTATTTTTAAACAGTAATCTTATAGTTTCTAATTCTAGATGCGTTTGCTTTGATTTTATTGACTGTTCTATTTCATTATCTTCTTTTTTTGTTTCTTCTGTTTTTATTGTAATATTTTGCTTTTTATATTTCAAATTATTTAAAATATCTTTAACATCAAGATTTAATTTTTGTGCCAATTTTTTTGCATATTCATTGTAATAAATATTATCTGATATTGAAGCAAAAAATTGTTTTAATTTTTCAATTATTTCTCTTTTTGCCGGTAATTTTTCAATATCATAATCTGATTTATAATAATTAAAAACAAAATCAAAAGAATCTTGTGAATTTTTAATTTTTTCAAGAAAATCCTCAACTGTATATTTTCTTAGAAATTCATCGGGATCTTTTGCCATTTTATCAAGACTTAAAACTTTAATATTAAAACCATATTTATTCAATATTAAAATCGTTCTTATCTTCGCTTCAAAACCTGCTGCATCATCATCATATGCAATTATTACATTATTTGTAAACTTTTTTAAAAGTTTTGCTTGGTTATCAGTAAATGATGTTCCAAGACTTGCAACAGTTTCAACAAATCCATTTTTATGTAGACTTAGTACGTCGAAAAAGCCTTCAACTAAAAAACAATATTTTTTGTCTGTTATTGTTTTACCGCCGTCAAATATACCAAAAAGTTCATTCCCTTTTTTAAATATTATACTTTCCTTTGAGTTTATATATTTAGGTTTATCTTTTTCATCGCCTATATATCTTCCACCAAAACCAATAATTTTTTTTCTAGTATTGTATATAGGAAAAGTAATTCTTTTTCTAAAAACATCATATATTGTAGAATTACTTGATTTTATAAGTCCAAGTTCTTCTAATTCCTTAATATCATATTTACCTTTAAGTTCAGTATACAGCTTGTCCCAGTCATCTGTTGCATACCCTATACCAAATTTTTCTATTTGTTCTTTTGTATAATTTCTATGCGACAAATATTCTTTGGCAAGTTCATCGTTTTCTACGTTTTTTTGAAAAATACAATTAGCATCGTACATTAGATTATATAATTTTTCATATCTAACATCATAACCATTTTTAATTGTTATACTTTTTATATTAACATTGTATTTTTTCGCAAGCTCTGATACAGCTTGTGTATAAGTAAAATTATTCACTTTCATGTAAAAAGTGATAGCGTCACCACCTATATTAGAACTAAAATCTTTAAATATTTTTTTGTCAGGGCTTACCATAAACGAAGGAGTATTCTCCTGTTTAAAAGGCGAATAACCTTTATAACCTGAACCAGATTTTTGCAAATCTACATATTCACTTATAAGATCTACTATATCTATTTTAGATAATAACTCGTTTTTTTCTTCTGCTGTAATCATAATTTATATACCTCTTACATCAAGTATAATGCGATATTTAAGATTGTCAAGCTTAAACTTCTTCAATTGTTATTTCATCATCAATAATTTCTTGAAAAACTATATCCATTACTTTATGTTTTGGAGTTCCAGCTACAAATTTTTCTCTTGCAGCTTTTCCACATGCAATAGCCAACTCATATTTATTTGGAATTTTTTTTATTAAATCATCAATGTTTATTTTTTTATTTTCCATCATTATCACCATTTATTATATCTATTAATTTATTTATTGATTCATTTAAATCCTTATTAATAATTACATAATCGTACTGATTTTCATATTCTAATTCTTTTTTTGCATTTTCAAGCCTTTTTGCAATAATTTCTTCGTCATCTGTATTTCTATTTCTTAGACGTTTTTCTAAAATTATTTCATTTTCTGTTTTACAAAAAACTAAAACTGCATCAGGTCTTTTACTTTTTGCAATAAGTCCACCTTGAACATCAATTTCAAGTATTACATTTTTACCGTTTGATAATTCCTTATCAATTTGAGATATTAACGTTCCATAATAATTTCCGTGAACATTCGCATATTCAAAAAATTCCTTATTTTTTATTTTAGTTTCAAATTCTTCAACTGATAAAAAATAATAATCTTTCCCATCAATTTCTCCAACTCTTGCTTTTCTTGTAGTTGCTGAAATAGATAGTGGTATATTTAATATATCCCTAACTTTTTTTGTTATCGTTGATTTACCAGAACCTGATGGTCCGGAAACAATAAATAATTTTCCCTTCATTGTAGCCCCTTATATTCAAACAAGGGAGAACAAGTTCTCCCTGTTTAAATTTGAAACATTCATCTGTATTTTTTATTCTTTTATAATTACATTTATATCTTGGTAATCTCTAAATCCAGTACCACTAGGTATTTTCTTACCAATAATTACATTTTCTTTTAACCCTTCAAGTCTGTCAACTTTACCTTCAACAGCAGCATTTGCTAATACTTTCGTTGTTTCTTGGAAAGAAGATGCAGATATAAAGCTTTCTGTATTTACGGCAGCCTTTGTTATACCTTGTATTATTGGTTCATATGTAGCTAATTCTTTACCTTTAGATTTAAGAACTTCATTTTCTTTTTCTATTACTTTTCTGTCAACTAATTCGTCTTCTAGGAATAGTGAAGACCCAGAACTTACTATTCTTACTTTTTGGAACATTTGTTTTACAATAATTTCAATGTGTTTGTCATTAACTGAAACTCCTTGTCCTCTATATACACCTTGTACAGATTCAAGTATAAATTGTTGTGCCGCAACTGAACCTTTAATTCTTAATATATCATGTGGTGATATAGGTCCATCAGTTATTTTTGCACCTTTTTCAATTAACATCTCATTAGTTATTACTAATCTTTCTCCACCTTGAATTGTATATTGCTTAATTTCATTTCCGGTTTCAGGATCAACTATTGATATTGAACGAGTTCCTTTTTTATTTTTAGAGTCATCATTAAATATTATTCTTCCTGAATAATCAGCAAGAGTTGCCTTACCTTTAGGATTTCTTGCTTCAAATAGTTCTTGAACTCTTGGAAGTCCTCCTGTTATATCCTTATTACCTTCATTTGTTTTTATAATCTTAGCAATTATATCTCCAGATTTAACTTTATCGCTTTCATTAAACATTAAATATGATCCATAAGGTATACTATATTCTGCAACTTTTTTATTGTTTTTACCATATATTATTGCTCTTGGATTTATTTCAATGTTTTCAGATGGTTTAACTGCTAATTTTTCAGTTACATTATATTTTATATCATGATTTTCTTTGATATATATATCTCTAAATTCAATTTTACCTGACTCAGTAGTAATAATTGGTGTTTGATATGGATCAAATTCTGCAATTATTTGACCTTTCTTAACTGTATCTCCATTTTTAAACATTAATTTGGAACCACTTGGTATTTCATATCTATGTTTTCCAATTATTGCTTTAGTTGTTTGTGATGCTACAACTTCTGCTCCAGTTTCATCTTCTATTAATACTAAATCAGTATATTTAATTTTACCATTTACATCTGCTTTATAATTTGATTGCACACTTGCAGCAGTTGCAACCCCTCCAGTATGGAATGTACGCATTGTAAGTTGTGTTCCTGGTTCCCCAATTGATTGTGCTGCTATAACTCCAACTGCTTCACCTTTTAGTATTTCCTTATGGTTAGATAAATCTATACCATAACATTTTTTACATACACCCTTTTCCAATTTACATGTTAAAGGCGATCTTACCATAACTTCAGTTATTTCAAGATTTTCAACTTTAACTATTAATTCATCTGTAACTAATTCATTGTATTTTGCAATGATTTCTCCATCATGAATTAAATCTTTTGCAAGATGTCTTCCATATATCCTTTCAGAAAGTTTTTCTATTAATTCTCCAGATTCCATTAAATCAGAAACTAAAATTCCTTCTTCAAAGCACCCACAGTCATCTTTATTAACTATAACTTCATGTGATATATCAACCAATCTTCTTGTTAAATATCCTGAATCGGCAGTTCTTAAAGCTGTATCCGCTGATCCTTTTCTTGCTCCGTGTGATGACATGAAAAAGTCTAGTACGCTTAATCCTTCTCTAAAGTTTGCCTTGATTGGTTTTTCAATTATTCTACCTTGAGTATCTGCCATAAGTCCTCTCATACCACCTAATTGACGCATTTGTGCTATTGATCCTCTGGCTCCTGATGTTGCCATCATAAATACTGGGTTAAATTCATCAAGATTATCCATCATATCATTTGTAACTTTATTAGTTACTTCAGACCAGATTTCAACTGTTCTTCTATATCTTTCTTCGTTTATTATCTTACCTTCTCTATACTCATTTTCTATTTCTGCAACTTTTTTCTCAGCTGCTTCAAGTAAAACTTTTTTAGTTTTAGGTATTTCAAGATCTTCAACACTTACTGTTACTCCTGCAAGTGTACCGTAATGGTATCCAAACTCTTTTATTTTATCAAGTAATTCAGATGTTTTTTGCGGTCCGAATTTTTTATATAAAGTACTTATTAAATTTCCTATCTCTTTTTTACCATATGTTTTGTTATAATCTCTTACTTCTTTTGGAAGCATTGTTGCAAATATTAGTCTTCCTGGTGTTGTTGTTATTATTTCATCATCTATTCTAACATCAACTAATGCGTGTGTACCAACTTTATCATTTTGATAAGCCGTTATCATTTGATTTTTGTTAGAAAATCTTAATCCTTCTCCTTTTTCACCACTTCTTGGCTTAGTCATATAGTAGCATCCCATAACCATATCTTGAGAAGGAACAGCTATAGGTTTTCCGCTTGAAGGTGCTAATAAATTATTTGTTGATAACATTAGTATTTTTGCTTCCATTTGTGCTTCTGGAGATAATACCAAGTGAACTGCCATTTGGTCTCCATCAAAGTCAGCATTAAAAGCTGAACAAACTAATGGGTGTAATCTTATCGCTTTACCTTCTATTAATGTAGGTTCAAATGCTTGTATTGAAAGTCTATGCAATGTAGGGGCTCTGTTTAAAAGAACCGGATGATTTTTAATAATTTCTTCTATTAATTCCCACACATTTTCATTTTCTTCTTCAACCATTTTCTTAGCTATTTTAATATTTGAAGCTAATTCTCTTTTAACAAGTTCTCTCATTAAAAATGGTTTATATAATTCAAGTGCCATTTTCTTAGGTAATCCACATTGATTCATTTTAAGAGATGGTCCAACTACTATAACCGATCTTCCTGAATAATCAACACGTTTCCCAAGTAAGTTTTGCCTAAATCTACCTTGTTTACCTTTTAACATTGATGATAATGATTTAAGCTCTCTATTATTTTGAGATAATATTGCTTTACCTCTTCTACCATTATCTATTAAGCAATCAACAGCTTCTTGAAGCATTCTTTTTTCATTTTTGATCATTGTTTCAGGTGCATGCATTTCAAGAAGTTTTTTAAGTCTTGTATTTCTATTTATAACCCTTCTATATAAGTCATTTAAATCAGACGTTGCAAAACGACCACCATCTAATTGAACCATAGGTCTTAAATCAGCAGGCATTACAGGTAATACAGTTAATATCATCCATTCTGGTCTATTTCCTGATGTGATAAAGTCTCTTACTATTTTAAGTCTTTTTACTATTTTCTTTCTTCTTTGTACTGAAGTAACTTCTTCCAATTCTTTTTCTAATTCTTTATCTAATTTTTCAAGATTAATTTCTTGAAGTAAAGTTAGAACTCCTTCTGCTCCCATTTTTGCAATAAATTCAGATTTATTTTGCATTTTGATAAGTTCATATTCTCTACTTTGTATTATACTTCCTCTTGGATTTTCATCATTACCTTTAATTACTATGTATTTAGAATGATATAAAACGGCTTCTAAATCTTTTGTTGAAACTCCCAAAAGTAAACTCATTTTATTTGGGGTTCCTTTTGAGTACCAGATATGTGCAATAGGCGTTGCAAGTTCAATATGCCCCATACGTTCTCTTCTAATTTTAGAAGTTGTAACATCTACTCCACATTTTTCACATTTTATACCTTTATGTTTTAATCTTTTATACTTTCCACAAGAACATTCATAATCTTTTGCTGGTCCAAATATTTTTTCACAAAAAAGTCCATCAGGTTCAGGTTTTAATGTTCTATAATTTATTGTTTCAGCTTTAGTTATCTCTCCATAAGACCATTCTCTAATCTTTTCTGGAGATGCTAACTTTATTTGAATACTGTCAAAATCTCTTATACTCATTTAATTTAGACTCCTTACATATTTATGTTATTATCTAACTCTATTTGTTCTCCGTCTCTATTGTATAAACTGATATCAAGTCCTAATGATTGAAATTCTTTCATTAAAACTTTAAATGATTCAGGTGCATCAGCTTCCGGCATAGCTTGTGCTTTAACTATTGCTTCATAAGTTTTTGTTCTACCATTAATGTCATCAGATTTTACTGTCATCATTTCTTGTAGTACATTTGAAGCTCCATATGCTTCTAAAGCCCAAACTTCCATTTCTCCTAATCTTTGTCCCCCAAATTGTGCCTTACCACCAAGTGGTTGTTGTGTAACAAGTGAATATGGACCTATAGCTCTTGCGTGCATTTTGTCTTCAACTAAATGGTGTAATTTTAGCATATACATTCTACCAACTGTTACAGGATTATCAAATGGTTGACCTGTTCTTCCGTCAATTAATTTAACTTTACCTGTTCTGCTAAATCCTGCTTGTTCTAAAGCATCTTTTACATCATCTTCACTAGCTCCGTCAAACACAGGTGTTGCTATATATTTACCAAGTGTCCCTAAAGCTAATCCTAAGTGAACTTCTAATACTTGACCTATGTTCATACGTGAAGGAACCCCTAAAGGATTTAAACAAATATCTACTGGAGTTCCATCTTCTAAATGAGGCATGTCTTCAACAGGTAATATTCTTGAAACTATACCCTTATTACCATGTCTTCCAGACATTTTATCTCCAACAGTTATTTTTCTCTTCTCAGCTATATATATTCTTATTAATTTATTAACACCAGCTTTTAAGTCATCTCCATTTTCTTTAGATAGTTCTAATACTTCAACAACAGTTCCTTTAACTCCATGTGGTAATCTAAGTGATGTATCTCTTACATCTTTAGCTTTTTCCCCAAAAATTGCTCTAAGAAGTTTTTCTTCTGCTGGTGGTTCTGTCTCTCCTTTTGGAGTTACTTTTCCTACTAATATATCATCAGGTGTTACATATGCTCCAACTCTTATTATTCCATTTTCATCAAGATTTCTTAATGCTTCTTCAGAAATATTAGGAATTTCTCTTGTTATTTCTTCATCACCAAGTTTTGTAGTTCTTGCTTCAACATCAAACTCTTCAATATGTAGTGATGTAAATACATCATCTTTTCTAAGTCTTTCAGAAATTAAAATCGCATCTTCGTAATTGTATCCTTCCCAAGGAATAAATGCTATTAATATATTTCTTCCAAGTGCTAAATCCCCACCAGCTGTTGATGGTCCATCAGCAAGTATTTGTCCTTTTTTAACTTCTTGATTTAAATCAACTATAGGTTTTTGGTGTAAACACATTGATTGATTTGATTTTTCAAAATTCAACAATCTGTGCATATGTTCTTTACCATTTTCATCAGTTACTACTACTTTTCTTGCATCTACTTTTGTTACTATCCCTGTTGCTTTAGATACCATAACAGCCCCTGAATCTATTGCGACTTTTCTTTCAAGTCCGGTTCCAACTAAAGGTGCTTCAGTTCTTAATAATGGTACAGCTTGTCTTTGCATGTTAGATCCCATTAACGCACGGTTTGCGTCATCGTGTTCTAAAAATGGTATTAATCCTGCTGATACTGATACTAATTGTTTTGGTGATACATCCATTAAATTAACTTTACTTTTATCAATAGTTACTATTTCATCATCATATCTACAAACAGGATCAGTTAATAAGTTTCCATTTTCATCTATAGGTGTATCTGCTTGAGCTATAAATAACCCTTCTTCTTCATCTGCACCTAAGTATTTAATTTCATCAAATTTAGCTACACCATTTTCAATTTTAATATAAGGTGTTTCTATAAACCCGTATTTATTTACTTTACCATAAGTTGATAATGATGCAATAAGACCTATATTGGGTCCTTCAGGTGTTTCAATAGGGCAAATTCTTCCGTAATGTGAGTTATGAACGTCTCTAACTTCAAATCCTGCTCTATCTCTTGAAAGTCCACCAGGACCTAATGCTGATATTCTTCTTTTATGTGTTAATTCACTAAGTGGATTTGATTGGTCCATAAATTGTGATAATTGTCCACTACCAAAAAATTCTTGTATTAATGCATTTAAAGGTTTAGTGTTAAGTAAACTTTGAGGAGTTAAAGTATATATATCTTGTGTTGTCATCTTTTCTTTAACCATTTTAGCCATTTTAATCATTCCACCTTTAATTTGTATGGCTAATAATTCTCCAACACCTCTAACACGTCTATTTGATAAATTATCAATGTCGTCTGTTGTACCTTCACCTCTAATTAATTTTCTAATATAATTAATTGTTGCAACAACATCTTCTTTTGTAATAACTATTTCAGTATCAGGTAAATTTAACTTAAGTCTTTTATTTATCTTATATCTTCCAACATTAGCTAAATCATATCTTTGTGAATTAAAAAACATTGGTTTTATTAATGTTCTAGCACTTTCTAAAGTTACTAAATCACCCGGTCTTAATTTTTTATATATCTCAATAATAGCTTCTTCACTATTTTTTGTTGTATCAATTAAAATTGAATTTGCAAGTGGTTGATCTTCAGGTTTAACTTCCCAGTAATTAAGTTTATCAAGTTTTACATCAACTATATTTTGAATTATTTGTTCATCAATTTTTTTCCCTGATTCAACTATGTATTCTCCTGTTGTTTCATTTATTATGTCATCTTTAGCAAAGAAACCTTCAATTTTTGATTTAATTATTCCAACAACTTCTTCTTTTGAATAATTTT
Coding sequences within:
- the dnaG gene encoding DNA primase; its protein translation is MITAEEKNELLSKIDIVDLISEYVDLQKSGSGYKGYSPFKQENTPSFMVSPDKKIFKDFSSNIGGDAITFYMKVNNFTYTQAVSELAKKYNVNIKSITIKNGYDVRYEKLYNLMYDANCIFQKNVENDELAKEYLSHRNYTKEQIEKFGIGYATDDWDKLYTELKGKYDIKELEELGLIKSSNSTIYDVFRKRITFPIYNTRKKIIGFGGRYIGDEKDKPKYINSKESIIFKKGNELFGIFDGGKTITDKKYCFLVEGFFDVLSLHKNGFVETVASLGTSFTDNQAKLLKKFTNNVIIAYDDDAAGFEAKIRTILILNKYGFNIKVLSLDKMAKDPDEFLRKYTVEDFLEKIKNSQDSFDFVFNYYKSDYDIEKLPAKREIIEKLKQFFASISDNIYYNEYAKKLAQKLNLDVKDILNNLKYKKQNITIKTEETKKEDNEIEQSIKSKQTHLELETIRLLFKNKEYLPLYKDFNFTNPYLENIFVKLTDSKFENIKDIDFNGEEEKIYFQIIMTKHNNENIKNNHAVLYREWIKKEVNQAIEMIIQQYGGINLLPLEVYERTIEMKKQLKLVEKSRDIEKLQQIYGTYLKYKERELECLRKEKI
- a CDS encoding Rid family detoxifying hydrolase, with protein sequence MENLIPKAVGPYSAYRVIGNTIYISGQLGLEPNTNMLEKTVEEQAKQSLNNLKNILELNGFNMSNVIKTTVLLSDISDFSKVNEIYASFFSEPYPARSAFAVKDLPKNALVEIEAIAIKE
- the gmk gene encoding guanylate kinase, translated to MKGKLFIVSGPSGSGKSTITKKVRDILNIPLSISATTRKARVGEIDGKDYYFLSVEEFETKIKNKEFFEYANVHGNYYGTLISQIDKELSNGKNVILEIDVQGGLIAKSKRPDAVLVFCKTENEIILEKRLRNRNTDDEEIIAKRLENAKKELEYENQYDYVIINKDLNESINKLIDIINGDNDGK
- the rpoZ gene encoding DNA-directed RNA polymerase subunit omega, producing MENKKINIDDLIKKIPNKYELAIACGKAAREKFVAGTPKHKVMDIVFQEIIDDEITIEEV
- the rpoD gene encoding RNA polymerase sigma factor RpoD — its product is MSEKRKNLKSNLLMLLKKAREDKTINAKEIKDLLSNKFSKEKISQLISKIKSEGITVVDDTQQVPVEKKVVKPAEIVTIPYEKIDDTEIEKMLSDDIMKIAENMDVDEPIKMYLREIGQIPLLTHEEEIELAQKVLEGDAMAKQKLIESNLRLVVSIAKKHTNRGLKLLDLIQEGNMGLMKAVEKFEYEKGFKFSTYATWWIRQAITRAIADQGRTIRIPVHMIETINKIKKESRIILQETGKEPTPEELSMKLEIPVDKVKSILEMNQDPISLETPVGSEDDSELGDFVEDDKFLNPYDATTRVLLREKLEDILKDTLNEREEQVLRHRFGLDDGSPKTLEEVGKIFEVTRERIRQIEVKAIKKLTFNKNKKSLENYRIH
- a CDS encoding ABC transporter substrate-binding protein/permease — encoded protein: MKKLIVVLITTISIIINAEGTLRVGMEVGYAPFNWYQKDDKHNAVKIPSGYANGYDVQIAKLIAEKLGKKLVIVPSDWDSLLGPALNSSKIDLVIAGMSPTLERRKSIDFTKSYYESDIVVVVKKDSKYNMAKRLNDFRHARITGQLNTLHYGLIKQLKGAKKQVAMENFPAMIVALNSNKIDGYIAENPSALSASFSDPNITFIKFKDNGFEYDKNEVNVAIGVKKGNIKLLNEVNRALSEIPKEVREKLMEDAIKNQPLSSSKENIQNNGPNGFFSWVKYILINYGNRYLLGTLTTVYLAIIGTSAGFIIGLIVALVNTVSTEDSRRKVHNIIYKILKKLNWIYISVFRGTPMIVQAMIFYYGLGQVFDINLSPIVAAMIIISINTGAYLSEIIRGGIESVDKGQYDAAQSLGFTHRQSMIYIILPQAIRNILPSVGNEFIINIKDSAVLFAIGVTELYTVSKQIAGTNFRYYEVFIITCVIYFVLTTVLSKILKYIEVKMDGSNTYEIVE